A region of Curvibacter sp. AEP1-3 DNA encodes the following proteins:
- the phnL gene encoding phosphonate C-P lyase system protein PhnL — translation MSTPLLQLQGVAKRFTLHHQSGAELAVMSDASFAVHAGECVVLDGPSGMGKSTLLKMIYANYRASTGQIAVTDARGRTIDMTSATPRELVRMRKETIGYVSQFLRVIPRVPAIDVVAESLLEDTANDPQAVAAAREEAGRWLTRLRIPERLWHLPPATFSGGEQQRINIARNMIKPRPLLLLDEPTASLDAANTDTVITLIREAIARGAAVVGIFHDAEVGRAVATRHIDVTQFRSQAA, via the coding sequence ATGAGCACACCCTTGTTGCAACTCCAGGGGGTGGCCAAGCGCTTTACCCTGCACCACCAATCCGGCGCGGAGCTGGCAGTCATGTCGGACGCCAGTTTTGCGGTGCATGCCGGCGAATGCGTGGTCCTGGACGGCCCCTCCGGTATGGGCAAAAGCACGCTGCTGAAAATGATCTACGCCAACTACCGCGCCAGCACCGGTCAAATTGCCGTGACCGACGCGCGTGGCCGCACCATCGACATGACCAGCGCCACACCGCGTGAGCTGGTGCGCATGCGCAAGGAGACCATCGGCTATGTGAGCCAGTTCCTGCGCGTGATACCGCGGGTACCGGCCATCGATGTGGTGGCAGAGTCCCTGCTAGAGGACACAGCCAACGACCCGCAAGCTGTGGCTGCAGCGCGGGAGGAAGCCGGCCGCTGGCTGACCCGCTTGCGCATTCCTGAGCGGCTGTGGCACCTGCCCCCGGCGACCTTTTCCGGCGGGGAGCAGCAGCGCATCAACATCGCCCGCAACATGATCAAGCCGCGGCCCTTGCTGCTGCTGGACGAACCCACTGCGTCGCTGGATGCGGCCAATACCGACACCGTCATCACCCTGATCCGCGAGGCCATTGCCCGTGGCGCTGCGGTGGTAGGAATATTTCACGATGCCGAGGTAGGCCGCGCCGTAGCCACCCGCCATATCGACGTCACCCAGTTCCGGAGCCAGGCCGCATGA
- the phnG gene encoding phosphonate C-P lyase system protein PhnG produces the protein MFHAFDNDGPPRHTTRPDWMALLSRAPLDLLESALAPYAEQAPQWLRQPETGLYMVQGRAGATGERFNLGEVTVTRCALRLPSASAASGHTVGVAYVLGRSRRKAHLAAAADALLQDPAHHDALNEQLLQPVRRHLALHSAQRHAKAQSTKVEFFTVARESGGEDDEGDQE, from the coding sequence ATGTTTCACGCATTTGACAATGACGGACCGCCCCGGCACACCACCCGCCCGGACTGGATGGCGCTGCTGTCCAGAGCCCCACTGGACCTCCTCGAATCCGCACTCGCCCCGTATGCAGAGCAAGCCCCGCAATGGCTGCGTCAGCCCGAAACCGGGCTTTACATGGTGCAGGGCCGTGCAGGCGCTACTGGTGAACGCTTTAACCTCGGTGAAGTCACCGTCACCCGCTGCGCGCTGCGTCTTCCCTCCGCCTCTGCGGCCTCCGGCCACACCGTGGGCGTGGCGTATGTGCTGGGTCGCTCGCGCCGCAAGGCCCACCTCGCCGCTGCAGCCGATGCCCTGCTGCAGGACCCAGCCCACCACGACGCGCTGAACGAGCAGTTGCTCCAACCCGTGCGCCGCCACCTGGCTCTGCACAGCGCACAGCGCCACGCCAAAGCACAAAGCACCAAGGTGGAGTTCTTCACCGTGGCGCGTGAATCCGGCGGCGAAGATGACGAAGGAGACCAGGAATGA
- a CDS encoding DUF1045 domain-containing protein: MTETHYHRYAVYYAPAMGSDAWQAGSQWLGRCAHDGLLRVQPVVNGMSPLALAELTAAPRRYGWHATLKAPFALAAGVNLQQLRERMAQLAGSLSTIPMPRLQVSHLDDFLALTPVGDTTALDHIAAACVRELHALVAPLSEAELQRRRKAPLTAAEDAMLVAWGYPYVFGHFRFHMSLTGGLHGRAPQEVQALQTAAQRHFDGKTPDHMDSLTLFAEPQPGADFVVLDQFPLAS; the protein is encoded by the coding sequence ATGACTGAGACCCACTACCACCGCTATGCGGTGTATTACGCCCCCGCCATGGGCAGCGATGCATGGCAAGCCGGCAGCCAGTGGCTGGGGCGCTGTGCGCATGATGGGTTGTTGCGGGTGCAGCCGGTGGTGAACGGTATGTCACCCCTGGCCCTTGCAGAGCTGACCGCAGCACCGCGCCGCTATGGCTGGCACGCCACCTTGAAAGCGCCTTTCGCCTTGGCGGCGGGCGTGAATCTGCAGCAACTGCGTGAGCGCATGGCGCAGTTGGCGGGGAGCTTGAGCACCATTCCCATGCCCCGCTTGCAGGTGAGCCATCTGGATGACTTTCTGGCACTGACTCCCGTGGGTGACACCACAGCTCTGGACCACATTGCAGCCGCTTGTGTGCGTGAGCTGCATGCCTTGGTAGCCCCGCTGTCGGAGGCCGAGTTGCAGCGCCGCCGCAAAGCGCCGCTAACCGCTGCCGAAGACGCGATGCTGGTGGCTTGGGGTTACCCGTATGTGTTCGGGCACTTCCGGTTTCATATGTCGCTCACAGGGGGCTTGCACGGTCGTGCCCCCCAAGAAGTGCAGGCGTTGCAGACCGCTGCGCAGCGGCATTTCGATGGAAAGACGCCCGACCACATGGACAGCCTGACCTTGTTTGCCGAGCCCCAGCCGGGCGCAGACTTTGTGGTGCTGGACCAGTTCCCGCTGGCGTCATGA
- the phnC gene encoding phosphonate ABC transporter ATP-binding protein, with translation MHHALRIEQLNKHFANGKHALNNINLTVAQGEMVALIGASGSGKSTLMRHMAGLVSADAGPGSLIEVDGCCVQQGGRVHRNIRQVRARIGFVFQQFNLVDRLPVQVNVLVGLLHRMPLWRGLLRWFTEQERAQAIEALQRVGIAECHAQRASTLSGGQQQRAAIARTLVQGAKVVLADEPIASLDPESSRKVMEILARINREDRCTVIVSLHQVDMALKYCPRVVALNQGCVVYDGPASALTPDLLRELYGVQADEILADAQRPATSPVLVPSAPWGSPVAQTA, from the coding sequence ATGCACCACGCACTCCGTATTGAACAACTCAACAAACACTTTGCCAACGGCAAGCACGCGCTGAACAACATCAACCTCACCGTGGCACAGGGTGAGATGGTGGCTTTGATCGGTGCTTCGGGGTCCGGCAAATCCACGCTCATGCGCCACATGGCTGGCTTGGTATCGGCGGACGCGGGGCCGGGCTCCTTGATCGAGGTAGATGGCTGCTGCGTGCAGCAGGGCGGCCGGGTGCACCGCAACATCCGCCAGGTACGGGCCCGCATCGGCTTTGTGTTCCAGCAATTCAACTTGGTGGACCGACTGCCGGTCCAGGTCAATGTGTTGGTGGGTTTGCTGCACCGCATGCCACTGTGGCGCGGGCTGCTGCGCTGGTTCACCGAACAGGAACGCGCACAGGCCATCGAGGCGCTGCAACGTGTGGGCATTGCCGAATGCCACGCCCAGCGTGCCTCCACCTTGTCGGGCGGCCAGCAGCAACGCGCCGCCATTGCCCGCACGCTGGTGCAAGGCGCGAAAGTGGTGCTCGCGGACGAGCCGATTGCCTCGCTGGACCCGGAGTCCTCCCGCAAGGTGATGGAGATTCTGGCCCGCATCAACCGTGAAGACCGCTGCACCGTGATCGTGTCGCTGCATCAGGTCGATATGGCACTCAAGTACTGCCCTCGCGTGGTAGCCCTGAACCAGGGCTGTGTGGTCTATGACGGCCCCGCCAGTGCCCTCACCCCCGATCTGCTGCGCGAACTCTATGGCGTGCAGGCCGACGAAATTCTGGCGGATGCGCAACGTCCTGCCACTTCCCCGGTACTCGTGCCGTCTGCCCCTTGGGGCAGCCCGGTGGCGCAGACCGCTTGA
- a CDS encoding alpha-D-ribose 1-methylphosphonate 5-triphosphate diphosphatase encodes MSTSSLFTNARLVLADEVLAGSLLAQDGHIAEIQSGRSQAADAIDLEGDYLLPGLVEMHTDNFERHLMPRPKVYWAELPALMAHDAEVAAAGITTVFDALGVGEADTESLRGSAWSGVLQIIDACHAQGLLRADHHLHVRCELPAPNTIELFAPFLGHPRLSLISLMDHTPGQRQWEDIEQARTYYTGKKGWSQQKFEQQVAQANELQAKYAEPHRAYFVDHCRSNGIALASHDDTTVAHVEQAHAEGASMSEFPTTVAAAQEARARGLRTVMGGPNVVRGGSHSGNVAAADLAKLGLLDILSSDYVPGSMLSGAMRLVRDGLMTLPQAVATVSRTPALATGLSDRGAIAAGLRADLIQVRMATLPGGQEHPVVRAVWREGRRVL; translated from the coding sequence ATGAGCACTTCATCCTTGTTCACCAACGCACGCCTGGTGCTGGCCGACGAAGTGCTGGCAGGCAGCCTGCTGGCACAGGACGGCCACATTGCCGAAATTCAATCTGGTCGCTCGCAAGCAGCGGATGCCATCGATCTGGAAGGCGACTACCTGCTGCCCGGCCTGGTGGAAATGCACACTGACAACTTCGAGCGCCACCTCATGCCCCGGCCCAAGGTCTATTGGGCGGAACTGCCAGCGCTCATGGCGCACGACGCCGAAGTAGCCGCCGCGGGCATTACCACCGTGTTCGATGCTCTGGGCGTGGGCGAGGCCGACACGGAAAGCCTGCGCGGCAGTGCATGGAGCGGTGTTCTTCAAATTATCGATGCCTGCCATGCGCAAGGCCTATTACGGGCAGACCACCACTTGCATGTGCGCTGCGAACTTCCAGCCCCCAACACCATTGAACTCTTTGCGCCGTTTCTGGGTCACCCGCGCCTGTCCCTGATCTCGCTCATGGACCACACACCGGGCCAACGCCAGTGGGAAGACATTGAGCAGGCTCGCACCTACTACACCGGCAAAAAGGGATGGAGCCAGCAGAAGTTTGAGCAGCAGGTCGCGCAGGCCAACGAGCTGCAGGCCAAATACGCAGAACCACACCGCGCCTACTTTGTGGACCACTGCCGCAGCAACGGCATTGCGCTGGCTAGCCACGATGACACCACCGTGGCACACGTGGAGCAGGCGCATGCCGAAGGTGCCAGTATGTCGGAGTTCCCCACTACCGTGGCGGCAGCCCAGGAAGCGCGTGCGCGCGGCTTGCGCACCGTCATGGGCGGGCCCAATGTAGTGCGCGGCGGCTCCCACTCCGGCAATGTCGCTGCGGCAGACCTGGCCAAGCTGGGGCTGCTGGACATTTTGTCGTCCGACTATGTGCCGGGCAGCATGCTCAGCGGGGCGATGCGCCTGGTGCGCGATGGCCTGATGACGCTGCCACAAGCCGTGGCCACCGTCAGCCGTACGCCGGCCCTGGCCACAGGCCTGAGCGACCGGGGAGCTATCGCTGCGGGCTTGCGTGCCGACCTGATCCAGGTGCGCATGGCGACCCTGCCGGGCGGGCAGGAACACCCCGTAGTGCGCGCCGTCTGGCGTGAAGGCCGGCGGGTGCTGTAA
- a CDS encoding TolC family outer membrane protein: MHSPTTFRLRLLPLAWALAGVFAASHASAQSLQDLYTAARGYDASYQSAKSLYEANLAKAEQARALLLPSANFALGASRSNQEILPNPDRSFGAQTATISASQPLYRPANKASYDQGMKSVEAAKAQLLASEQDLIVRVSQAYFDVLASTDSLTFVKAQKAAVAEQLASAKRNFEVGTSTITDTREAQARFDLVVAQELAAENDLRVKSIALNQLVGVSNASPKPLAAPIVLAPVEPADPEAWVQQSEDQHPALAQLKVALEVAKLETAKAEAGHKPTLDLTGSYSAVNNNGTSTAVADSRVNVATIGVSFNLPVFAGFATQNRIKETLALEEKARTDLEASRRTIAQATRTAYFGVQSGQAQVKAYEAAEASSQSALDANKLGYQVGVRINIDVLNSQSQLYSTKATLAKARYDVLVGGLKLKQAAGTLKAEDLAPINSQLVP; encoded by the coding sequence ATGCACAGCCCCACCACCTTCCGACTGCGCCTCTTGCCCCTCGCATGGGCCCTGGCCGGCGTGTTTGCCGCATCCCACGCGTCTGCCCAAAGCCTGCAGGACCTGTACACCGCAGCCCGTGGCTATGACGCGAGCTACCAGTCCGCCAAGAGCCTGTATGAGGCCAATCTGGCCAAAGCCGAGCAGGCCCGGGCCCTGCTGCTGCCCAGTGCCAACTTTGCATTGGGTGCCAGCCGCTCCAACCAGGAAATCCTGCCTAACCCGGACCGCAGCTTCGGCGCACAAACGGCCACTATCAGCGCTTCCCAGCCCCTGTACCGCCCCGCCAACAAGGCCAGCTACGACCAGGGCATGAAGAGCGTGGAAGCCGCCAAGGCCCAGTTGTTGGCCTCTGAGCAAGATCTGATCGTGCGGGTGAGCCAGGCCTACTTTGATGTGCTGGCCTCGACCGACAGCCTAACCTTTGTCAAAGCCCAAAAGGCTGCAGTAGCCGAGCAACTGGCATCTGCCAAGCGCAACTTCGAGGTCGGTACCTCCACCATCACCGATACCCGCGAAGCCCAGGCCCGCTTTGACCTGGTGGTCGCCCAGGAACTGGCTGCTGAGAACGACCTGCGCGTCAAATCCATCGCCCTGAATCAGCTGGTGGGCGTGAGCAATGCCTCGCCCAAGCCACTGGCCGCCCCCATCGTGCTGGCACCGGTGGAACCTGCGGACCCGGAAGCCTGGGTGCAGCAGTCTGAAGACCAACACCCCGCACTGGCGCAGTTGAAGGTGGCCCTGGAAGTGGCCAAGCTGGAAACCGCCAAAGCAGAAGCCGGCCACAAACCCACCCTGGACTTGACCGGCAGCTATTCCGCAGTCAACAACAACGGCACATCCACCGCTGTTGCCGATAGCCGTGTGAACGTGGCCACCATCGGTGTGAGCTTCAACCTGCCGGTTTTCGCCGGTTTTGCGACCCAGAACCGCATCAAGGAAACCCTGGCGCTGGAAGAGAAAGCCCGCACCGATCTGGAGGCCAGCCGCCGCACCATCGCGCAGGCCACCCGCACCGCCTACTTCGGCGTGCAAAGCGGTCAGGCCCAAGTCAAGGCCTATGAGGCTGCCGAAGCCTCCAGCCAGAGCGCGCTGGACGCCAACAAGCTGGGTTACCAGGTTGGTGTGCGCATCAACATCGATGTGCTCAATAGCCAGAGCCAGCTCTACAGCACCAAGGCCACCCTGGCCAAAGCGCGTTACGACGTGCTGGTGGGTGGATTGAAGCTCAAGCAAGCCGCCGGCACCCTGAAGGCCGAGGACCTGGCGCCTATCAACAGCCAACTGGTACCGTGA
- the phnH gene encoding phosphonate C-P lyase system protein PhnH, with amino-acid sequence MNTPDLSTLGAGFSHEALGSQAVFRQALQALSHPGRCIAVPNDAQVPQGAHPASAAFLLAMLDSDCRVWLSPRLASGPAALWLQFHTGCTVVPSAADAAFVWVAQGDAIPALHELEQGSDAYPDQSATCVIDVASLTSAHEDGAWELSGPGIQSTQALTVQGLPPDFTSQWAANQARFPRGVDVFLASENHLAGLPRTTRIATPGGR; translated from the coding sequence ATGAACACCCCCGACCTCAGCACCTTGGGTGCCGGCTTCAGCCACGAAGCGTTGGGCAGCCAGGCCGTGTTCCGACAGGCCCTTCAAGCCCTGTCGCACCCCGGCCGCTGCATCGCAGTGCCCAACGACGCACAAGTGCCACAAGGTGCTCACCCGGCCTCAGCCGCCTTTCTGCTCGCAATGCTGGATTCGGATTGCCGCGTCTGGCTTTCACCACGCTTGGCCTCCGGCCCTGCCGCGCTCTGGTTGCAATTCCATACCGGCTGCACCGTGGTGCCATCAGCCGCAGACGCTGCCTTCGTCTGGGTCGCGCAAGGCGATGCCATTCCCGCCCTGCACGAACTGGAACAAGGCTCTGACGCCTACCCCGACCAATCCGCCACCTGCGTGATCGATGTGGCAAGTCTGACTTCTGCCCATGAGGACGGTGCTTGGGAGCTCAGCGGCCCCGGCATCCAAAGCACCCAAGCACTCACCGTGCAGGGCCTGCCGCCTGACTTCACCAGTCAGTGGGCCGCCAACCAGGCGCGCTTCCCGCGTGGAGTAGATGTGTTTCTGGCCAGCGAGAACCATCTGGCAGGCCTGCCGCGTACCACGCGCATAGCAACTCCAGGAGGACGCTGA
- a CDS encoding GNAT family N-acetyltransferase → MSVDIRQAVEADLPDVLALYAQPDLDNGVVLNEDEAKAVFAQFARYPNYRLFVALREDAVVGTYALLVMHNLAHRGAPSAIAEDVVVDRACQGQGIGRQMMAHALQLAKEAGCYKLALSSNRKRKDAHAFYESLGFQQHGLSFVMEP, encoded by the coding sequence ATGAGCGTTGACATCCGCCAGGCTGTCGAAGCCGATCTGCCGGACGTGCTGGCCCTGTATGCCCAGCCGGACTTGGACAATGGAGTCGTGTTGAACGAAGACGAGGCCAAGGCTGTCTTCGCGCAGTTTGCGCGCTACCCCAACTACCGCCTGTTCGTCGCCCTGCGGGAGGATGCGGTGGTGGGCACATACGCGCTGCTGGTCATGCACAACCTGGCACACCGTGGCGCGCCTTCCGCCATTGCCGAAGACGTGGTGGTCGATAGAGCCTGCCAGGGTCAGGGCATAGGCCGCCAGATGATGGCCCACGCCCTGCAGCTGGCCAAAGAGGCCGGTTGCTACAAGCTGGCCCTGTCTTCCAACCGCAAGCGCAAAGACGCGCATGCGTTTTACGAATCGCTGGGCTTTCAACAGCACGGCCTGAGCTTTGTGATGGAGCCCTGA
- a CDS encoding alpha-D-ribose 1-methylphosphonate 5-phosphate C-P-lyase PhnJ translates to MQQHFNFAYLDERTKRMIRRTILKAVAIPGYQVPFGSREMPLPYGWGTGGIQVTAAVIGPDEVLKIIDQGSDDTVNAVNIRRFFQRTAGVQTTTRTAEATLIQTRHRIPETPLTEGQVIVYQVPVPEPLQRLEPRETETRTLHALAEYGLMHVKLYEDIARYGHIATTYDYPVMVNQRYLMAPSPIPKFDNPKMHMNPALQLFGAGREKRIYAVPPYTAVESLGFEDHPFEVQKWDSACALCGATDSFLDEVITDDAGARMHVCSDSDYCQSRQAAQAEQGPTGETA, encoded by the coding sequence ATGCAGCAGCACTTCAACTTCGCGTACCTGGATGAGCGCACCAAGCGCATGATCCGCCGCACCATCCTGAAGGCGGTAGCCATCCCCGGCTACCAGGTGCCCTTCGGTTCCCGCGAAATGCCCTTGCCCTATGGCTGGGGGACCGGCGGCATTCAGGTCACCGCCGCAGTCATCGGCCCGGATGAAGTCCTCAAGATCATTGACCAGGGTTCTGACGACACCGTCAATGCGGTCAACATTCGCCGCTTCTTCCAGCGTACGGCCGGCGTGCAAACCACCACCCGCACGGCGGAGGCCACGCTGATACAGACCCGCCATCGCATCCCCGAGACGCCGCTCACCGAAGGCCAGGTCATCGTGTACCAGGTGCCCGTGCCCGAGCCGCTGCAACGGCTGGAGCCGCGCGAAACCGAGACCCGCACTCTGCATGCGCTGGCGGAGTACGGCCTCATGCATGTGAAGCTCTACGAAGACATTGCGCGCTACGGCCACATCGCCACCACCTACGACTATCCGGTCATGGTGAACCAGCGCTACCTGATGGCACCCTCGCCCATCCCCAAGTTCGACAACCCCAAGATGCACATGAACCCGGCCTTGCAGCTCTTTGGCGCAGGCCGCGAAAAGCGCATCTACGCCGTGCCGCCCTACACCGCCGTAGAAAGCCTGGGCTTTGAAGACCACCCCTTTGAAGTGCAGAAGTGGGACAGCGCCTGCGCCCTGTGTGGCGCGACCGACAGCTTCTTGGATGAAGTGATCACCGACGACGCCGGTGCCCGCATGCACGTGTGCTCGGACTCGGACTACTGCCAGTCCCGCCAAGCTGCGCAAGCAGAGCAAGGGCCCACAGGAGAGACTGCATGA
- the phnK gene encoding phosphonate C-P lyase system protein PhnK: MHTAPSTPLLQVRGISKRYGDRVALHDVSFDLWPGEVLAVVGESGSGKSTLLNAIAARAKPDAGSVQYCTREAGLQEVFLMTEAQQRLLARTDWGFVHQNAADGLRMDVSAGANVGERLMGLGERNYAHLRATAAQWLSRVEIDPARMDDTPRTFSGGMRQRLQIARNLVTEPRLVFMDEPTSGLDVSVQARLLDMLRQLTQGMQLAAIIVTHDLAVARLLAHRMMVMQRGRVVESGLTDQLLDDPQHPYTQLLVSSVLQP; this comes from the coding sequence ATGCACACCGCCCCCTCTACACCTTTGCTGCAGGTGCGCGGCATCAGCAAGCGCTATGGAGACCGCGTGGCCTTGCACGATGTGTCCTTTGACCTCTGGCCCGGCGAAGTGCTGGCCGTGGTGGGCGAGTCCGGCTCGGGCAAATCCACCCTGCTCAACGCCATCGCCGCCCGCGCCAAGCCGGACGCCGGCAGCGTGCAGTACTGCACCCGTGAAGCGGGCCTGCAGGAAGTGTTTTTGATGACCGAAGCGCAGCAGCGCCTGCTGGCCCGCACCGACTGGGGCTTTGTGCACCAGAACGCCGCTGACGGTTTGCGCATGGATGTGTCGGCCGGTGCCAATGTGGGCGAGCGCCTCATGGGCCTGGGCGAGCGTAACTACGCGCACCTGCGTGCCACCGCAGCACAGTGGCTGAGCCGCGTCGAGATCGACCCCGCCCGCATGGACGACACGCCCCGCACTTTTTCGGGCGGCATGCGCCAGCGCTTGCAGATCGCCCGCAACCTCGTCACCGAGCCACGCCTGGTGTTTATGGATGAGCCGACCTCCGGTCTGGATGTGTCGGTGCAGGCACGCTTGCTGGACATGCTGCGCCAGCTCACTCAGGGCATGCAGCTCGCCGCCATCATCGTGACGCACGACCTCGCCGTGGCTCGCCTGCTGGCCCACCGCATGATGGTGATGCAGCGTGGCCGCGTGGTGGAATCCGGCCTGACCGACCAGCTGCTGGACGACCCCCAGCACCCTTACACCCAACTTCTCGTTTCCTCGGTACTACAGCCATGA
- the phnF gene encoding phosphonate metabolism transcriptional regulator PhnF, with protein sequence MTSITSIDAAAESGTKESFWTRIASDIADAIGRGAYRPGQRLPSEHALAEQFGVNRHTIRRSLASLSSQGLVRIAQGSGTYVEDFAVDLMLAKRTRHQQNLAHAGLKGGLQVLSVRTERATKTQATALALPARSKVLVLEVLGEAQGLPLHVSERAFPLPRFEGLDAVVAQTGSITAAFQAAGVADYTRQESRITAQMPEADIATHLRQPVNRPVLRVESVNVDTAGVPIEFALTWFAGDRVNLMVNHHD encoded by the coding sequence ATGACAAGCATCACTTCCATCGACGCAGCCGCAGAAAGCGGCACCAAAGAGAGTTTCTGGACGCGCATCGCCTCCGATATTGCTGATGCCATCGGACGCGGTGCCTACCGCCCGGGGCAGCGCCTGCCGTCGGAACATGCGCTGGCGGAACAGTTCGGAGTCAACCGGCACACCATCCGCCGTTCGCTGGCGAGCCTGTCCAGCCAAGGGCTGGTGCGCATCGCTCAGGGCAGTGGCACCTACGTGGAAGACTTTGCAGTCGACCTGATGCTGGCCAAGCGCACGCGCCATCAGCAGAACCTAGCGCATGCCGGGCTCAAAGGCGGCTTGCAGGTGCTGTCGGTGCGCACCGAGCGGGCCACCAAAACACAAGCCACGGCCTTGGCCCTGCCTGCGCGCAGCAAGGTGCTGGTGCTGGAGGTGTTGGGCGAGGCCCAAGGCCTGCCGCTGCATGTAAGTGAACGGGCCTTTCCTTTGCCCCGCTTCGAAGGGCTGGACGCGGTGGTCGCGCAGACCGGCTCCATCACCGCGGCCTTTCAGGCGGCCGGCGTGGCGGACTACACCCGGCAGGAAAGCCGTATCACCGCCCAAATGCCGGAGGCGGACATAGCCACCCACTTGCGCCAGCCGGTGAACCGGCCGGTGCTGCGCGTGGAGAGTGTGAACGTGGATACAGCCGGCGTACCGATCGAATTCGCACTGACCTGGTTTGCCGGGGACCGCGTCAACCTGATGGTGAACCACCATGACTGA
- a CDS encoding carbon-phosphorus lyase complex subunit PhnI encodes MYVAVKGGETAILNSYELLAAQRRGDPALPELSIAQIREQLKLAVDRVMNEGSVHDPELAALAIKQASGDLVEAIFLVRAYRATLPRLGSTVPLKTERMQLDRRISATFKDLPGGQVLGPTYDYTQRLLDFTLLAEGRTPVSSVPAASVAGTQTPITPRVVDLLNDEGLIETRPIPPGDPAPVDLTREPLRFPAARATRLQNLARADEGFLLSMAYSTQRGYAHSHPFVGEVRFGSVAVEIEPEELGFAISIGDIEITECEMVNQFAGSKTEPPQFTRGYGLSFGHCERKAMAMSLVDRALRADELGEAIESPAQMQEFVLSHSDSLEASGFVQHLKLPHYVDFQSELELIRKMRAAAVEDTTP; translated from the coding sequence ATGTACGTAGCCGTCAAAGGCGGGGAAACTGCCATCCTCAACAGTTACGAGCTGCTGGCTGCCCAGCGCCGTGGCGACCCGGCGTTGCCGGAGCTCAGCATTGCGCAAATCCGTGAGCAACTCAAACTGGCCGTGGACCGGGTGATGAACGAAGGCTCGGTGCACGACCCCGAGCTCGCGGCCCTCGCCATCAAGCAAGCCAGTGGTGATCTGGTGGAGGCCATCTTTCTGGTGCGCGCCTACCGCGCCACCTTGCCCCGTCTGGGGAGCACCGTACCTTTGAAAACCGAACGCATGCAGCTGGATCGCCGCATCTCGGCCACCTTCAAAGACTTGCCCGGCGGACAGGTACTGGGCCCCACCTATGACTACACCCAGCGCCTGCTGGACTTCACCTTGCTGGCCGAAGGCCGCACGCCGGTAAGCAGCGTGCCTGCGGCATCCGTGGCCGGTACGCAAACACCCATTACCCCGCGTGTGGTCGATCTGCTCAATGACGAGGGGCTGATCGAAACCCGCCCCATTCCGCCGGGTGATCCAGCGCCCGTGGACCTGACCCGCGAGCCCCTGCGCTTCCCGGCAGCCCGTGCCACCCGCTTGCAAAACCTGGCTCGCGCGGACGAAGGCTTCTTGCTCTCCATGGCGTACTCCACCCAGCGCGGCTACGCCCACAGTCACCCCTTTGTGGGCGAGGTGCGCTTTGGCAGCGTGGCGGTGGAGATTGAGCCGGAAGAGCTGGGCTTTGCCATTTCCATCGGCGACATCGAAATCACCGAATGCGAAATGGTCAACCAGTTCGCCGGCAGCAAGACCGAACCCCCGCAGTTCACGCGTGGCTACGGCCTGTCTTTCGGCCACTGCGAGCGCAAGGCCATGGCCATGAGTCTGGTGGACCGTGCGTTGCGCGCGGATGAGCTGGGCGAGGCCATTGAGTCACCTGCACAAATGCAGGAATTTGTGCTGTCGCACAGCGACAGCCTGGAGGCTTCCGGCTTTGTGCAACACCTGAAATTGCCGCACTACGTGGACTTCCAGTCCGAGCTGGAACTGATTCGCAAAATGCGCGCCGCCGCTGTGGAGGACACCACCCCATGA